The DNA segment GGCACGCCGCTCTCGGTGGTGCCGCCGGTGTCCTCCTTGGCGCACCCGGCGAGCCCGCCGGCGGTCAGGGTGACTGCCGCCGCCAGTGCGGTGGCCTTGCGTACGAATGTGGTCCTCATTGCGGTCAGATTAGTCCACCCTTATCTATCTGTCCGATCGGGATCACGATGTGCCCCTCCGGGGTTTCCCTGCCCCTGCACCGGGCATGGGTGACGGTCATGGATACCGGGTACCTGGTGGACGGTCGATTCCGGCTGCGTGATCGCCTCGGCACCGGCGGCATGGCGGTGGTCTGGCGCGCCGGCGACGAGGTGCTCGGCCGGGATGTGGCGCTCAAGATTCTCGATCCCCGCCTCGCGCACGACCCGGCGCTGCTGGCACGGGTCCGGGACGAGGCCCGTGCGGTCGCCCGGCTGCGCCATCCCAACATCGTGAACGTGTACGACTACGGCGAGGCGCCCGGACCACTGCCCTACGTGGTCATGGAGATCGCCGAGGGCCGATCCCTGTCTCACCTGCTCAGCGGCGGCCCGCTGCCGTGGCGGGTGGCAACGCTGGTGGCAGTCCAGGTGGCGGCCGCGCTCGCCGCCGCACACGACGCGGACGTGGTGCATCGGGACGTGAAGCCCGGCAACGTGATGGTCGGCGGCGGCCGGGTGAAGCTCGTCGACTTCGGCATCTCCGCGGCGACCGGCGACGACGACCTGGCCGGCGGCCAGCTGCTGGGCACCCCGGCCTATCTGGCCCCGGAACGCCTCGAGGACGGCGTCGTCCGCCCGGCGACCGATGTGTACGCCCTGGGCCTGCTGCTCTACCGCACACTGGCCGGCCGGCTGCCGTGGGACGCGTCGACGACCACGCAGATGGTGCTCGCCCACCGCTACCGGGAACCGGATCCGCTGCCGCCGATCGCGGGACTGCCCGAGGAGGTGGCGGCGCTCTGCCGGCGGTGCCTGGCGAAGGCGCCGGACGGGCGTCCCGCAGCGGCCGAGGTGGCGGCGCTGCTCGCCGAGGCGGTGGGACTCAGCCCCGAGACACTGGAGCTGCCGCGGTTCCGGGCCAGCACGGACATGCCGGGCGGGCGCCCGGAGCCGTCCACCGAGCGGGTGCGACAGCCCACCGCGCGGGTGGAAGCCGCCGTGCCGGCGGACCGCACCGAGGGAATCGAGCGGACGACGGCGGCCTCGCGTTCCGGTCCCCGGCTCGCCGCCGGCGCAGCGCGCTGGCGGGCCCTGCCACCCCGGCGGCGGGTGGCCGCGCTGGCCGCCGCCGGGGTGCTGCTGAGCGGCGGCATCATGGCCGCGACGATCCCGGGCGGGGAGTCCGGCCCACCGGTCGAGGCCGCGGCCCCGCGGAGCGAGGCACCTCTGACCGCGCCGGCCCCGAGCACACCGGCCCCGAGCACACCGGCCCCGAGCACACCGAGTGAGAGCACACCGGCTGAGAGCACGGCGCCCGCGGGCACAGCAGCCGACGCCGCCGCGCACGAAGACGGGAAGTCCAGGACGCCGGTGGCCGAGACCGCGGCGATCAAGGCCGCGAAGGCGCCCGCAGCGCCACCGAAGGCGGCCAAGGGCAAGGCCAAGCCGAAGGGCAAGAAGAAGGCGAAGTAGGACGCGCTCCTCTGGCGATTGCGTGATTTGACCGATGCCCGGCGGCCTGTGCGCCGGGCACGATCGGTGTGATCCAAAACCACTTTACCGAACGGTACGGAAATAGCCGGCCGCGTGCTAGCGTTGCCGATATCAGTACCGCTCGGTACAGAAAAGAGGTAGTCGCCATGAGATTCGACCAGCGGGTCGGCGTGTGGAGCATGGAGCTGCGCTCCGCGCACCGGCCGCAGATCCGCGACGCCGCCGCCGAACTCGACGAACTCGGCTGGCGGACCATCTGGTTACCCGGCCTCGACGGCGCCGGCGTGCTCGACGACGTCGACGCGCTGCTCGCCGCGGCCCCGAACAGCCAGGTCGTGACCGGAGTCCTCAACATCTGGGGCCAGTCCCCCGCCGAACTGTCCGAGCGGGTCGCCGTCCTCGACGCCGACCACGGGCCGCGGGCCGTCGTCGGGCTCGGCATCGGGAGCCCGGCCGGGGCCGGCGCGCACGGGCAGGACTACGGCAACCCGGTCGCGTCGATGGCCCGTTACCTCGACGGACTCGGTCCCGGCGTCGGCCCCGGCCGCCGGCTGCTCGGCGCCCTCGGACCGAAGATGGTCGACCTGGCCCGACGATCGTCGGCGGGGTGGCATCCGTTCCTGGTCACGCCACGGTACGTGTCGGCGTACCGGGAGAAGGTCGGAGCCGGACCACTGATCGCGCCGCACCAGGCCGTCGTGCTGGACACCGATCCGGACCGCGCCCGTGCAGCGGCGCGGGCCGGGATCGGGATGTTCCTCGGCTTCCCCACCTACCGCAACAACCTGAAACGCCTCGGCTTCGGCGACGACGACCTGATCCCCGGCGGCAGTGACCGGCTCATCGACGCGCTGGTCGTGCACGGCACCGCCGAGGACGTCGCGCACCGCGTCCAGGAACACCTCACCGCCGGAGCCGATCACGTGGCGCTGCACGTGCTCGGCGCGAACGGCCTCCCCCTCGCCCAGTGGCGCGAACTCGCGCCCCTCGCTTCGATCTGAGGAACCCATCATGACCACTGCTCTCATCACCGGCGCCACCTCGGGCATCGGCCTGGCCGCCGCCAAGCGTCTCGCCGCCGACGGCACCCACGTCTTCCTCACCGGCCGCCGCGAGGAAGCCCTCGACGCGGCGGTGGCGAGCATCGGCGCCGGCGCCACGGGCATCCGCGCCGACGTCGCGAACCTGAACGACCTGGAACGCGTCGCCACCGCCGTCCGCGACCACGGCGCCGGACTCGACGTCCTGTTCGCGAACGCGGGCGGCGGCGAGTTCGCGGCCCTCGGCGACATCACCTGGCAGCACTACGCCGACACGTTCAACACCAACGTCGGCGGCACCCTGTTCACCGTGCAGACCCTGCTGCCGCTGCTCAACCGGGGCGCCTCGATCATCCTGACCAGCTCCAACATCGACGTGAAGGGCGCCGCCTCGTTCAGCGTCTACGCGGCGAGCAAGGCCGCACTGCGGTCCTTCACCCGCAGCTGGGCCGCCGAGCTGGTCGGCCGGGAGATCAGGGTCAACAGCATCGCACCCGGACCCATCGGTACGCCCGGCCTCAGCGGCCTCGCCCCCGACGCCGAAGCCGCCGAGCAGCTGCTCAAGGGTCTGGCCTCCGGTGTGCCGATGAACCGCCTGGGCTCCCCCGAGGAGGTGGCCGAGGCGGTCGCGTTCCTGGCCTCGCCGAACAGCAGCTACATGACCGGCGCGGAGATCTACGTGGACGGCGGCGCCAGCCAGATCTGAGCGCGCCGGGCGGTGACCGGTCAGCCGGCGTCGACGAGCAGGCCGGTCAGCACGCTGCGTACGGTGGCCTCGAAGAGATCCCGCTGTGGCGCGGCGGGCGCCGGCGGCGTGCTGACGGCCTCCAACAGGTTCGGGTAGGCGGTCATGTCGATGCCGCCGAAACCGGCCGGCGGACCGGCTGCCTCGCTGCGCGCGAAGAGCGACACCACACCGATCATCATGGCGATCGCCTCGAACTTGGCGGCGGTGGTGGCCGGCACCGGGCGCAGGACCGCCAGGCAGTGGTCGAACCAGGCGAGACTCTGCGGGCCGAGGGCCGTCGTGCGCGGCAGCACGTCCACCAGCCACCGGTGCCGGCGATAGAGCCCCAGCTGACCGCGTGCGATCTCCAGCATGGTCCCGAGCCAGTCCGGGGCGATCTCCGGGTACGGCCGGAGCTCCCCCGTGGCATGGTCCGCCATCAGGTCGAGCAGGTCGTCCCGGGACGACAGGTAGCGGTAGAGCGATCCCGCGCCGGTGCCGAGCGCGCCGGCGACGGCCCTCATCGAGACCGCCCCGATGCCGTCGGCGTCGGCCATCGCGATCGCCGCCGCCACGATCTCGTCGCGCGAGTGCGAAGGCGCCGGGCCCCGCGAGCCCTTGGCCGGCCTGGACCAGATCGATGTCGTCACGGCTATACTCTAAACTGCAAACGGCGTTCGCAGTTTTAGGGGAGGCTCACATGGAACAGAACTGGACCACTCGACGGGTGCCGGCGCCCGACGGCGCCGAGATCGTGCTGCACTCCCTCGGCGATGGGCCGGGCATCGTCGTGGTGCACGGCGGCGGGGTGACCATCGACGTCTACCGCCGCATGGCGATCCGGCTCGCCGACCGGTTCACCGTGCACCTCTACAACCGCCGCGGCCGGGCCGACGCCGCCGCGCGCGCCGAGCCGTACGACGGCGAGCAGGACCTCGACGACCTCGCCGCGGTGCTGGCCCACACCGGCGCCGGCAACGTGATCGGCCACAGCGCGGGCGGGTTCATCGCCCTGCGCGCCGCCGCCCGGCACCTGCCGATCACCCGGCTCGCCCTCTACGACCCGGCTGTCGCGGTGAACGGCCTCACCCCGTCCGCGTGGCTGCCCGCCGCCCAGGAGGCCGCCCGCGCGGGCGACATCGCCCGCACCCTGGCCCTCACCAGCGCCGGCATCAACACCCACTCCCCCGCGTCCCGGCTGCCGATCGCGCTGCAGGTGGCGATGGTCAAGCTCTTCCTGCGGACGCCGATCGGCCGGTCCATGGGCGAGCTGGTGACGACCACCCTCGACGAGACGGCGCTGATCCACCGGCACGACGGCCCGCCGTCGCAGTGGGCCGGGATCTCGGCGTCGGTGCTGCTCGCCTGCGGCGCGGCCGGCCCGCCCTACTACCCGCCGACCATCGAGGCCCTGGCCGGGGTGATCCCGCACTCCCGCACGCTGATCGTGCCGCGCGCCGGGCACGACGCGCTCAACCGGGCGCCGCAGGTCCTGGTGGACGCGCTCGCCGACTTCTTCGGGGAGGCGGTGGTGCCGACCGACCACTAGTGTCGAGGGCGTGTCGGGCCCCGGAGATGTGCCACCGGAGATCCTCGACTGGCTGCGGGTCATCTGCGCGGACCTGCCGGAGGCGTACGAGGAACCCGCCTGGATCGGCGTCCGCTGGCGCATCCGCAAGCGGACGGTCGCGCACGTCTACACGCCCGATCCGGACCGGTTCGGTGTCTACGCGCCGTACACGGTGGACGGCGTGCCGCCGACCGTGATGACGTTCCGGGTGCCGGCGGACGATCTGCTCGGGCTGACCGCCGCCGGCTTCCCGTTCTTCCGCGCGCCGTGGGGGCACGACGTGGCCGCCGCCGTACTCGGCGATCACACCGACTGGACCGAGATAGCCGAGCTGGTCACCGACAGCTATCGGAGGATGGCCCCGAAGTTCCTCGCCGCCCGGATGTCCCGTTAGCGATCGTGCCGGCAGGGCGAACTGTATCCTGACGGTGACCGTTCAGTAATGGCGCCGGACCGTAGGATGGCCGAGATGAGCGCAGCACCCGGGCCGGGACGGCCCCGCGACCCGGACGTCGACCGGCGCATCGCCCGGGCCGCCCTCGACGTCTTCGGCGACACCGGCTGGTCCGGGTTCGCCATGGAGGTCGTCGCCCGGCGCGCCGGCATCGGCAAGGCCACCCTCTACCTGCGCTGGAACAGCAAGGAAGCGCTGCTCACGCACGCCCTGAACACCGGGCTGATCCGGGTCGCCGACGTCGACACCGGCACCCTGCACGGCGACCTCGCCGAGCTGGCCGCGCAGATCCTGACGCTCTACGGCGGGCCGTCCAGCCGGGCCGCGCTGCGCCTCACCCTGGAAGCCGGCGCGATCCCGGGCGTCGCGGAGAACTACGCGGCGATGCGGGACGCGCAGCTGCGGGCGGCCCGCGCGATCGTGCGGCGCGGCATCGACCGCGGCGAGCTGCCCGACACCGTCTCGATCACCATGCTGCTCGACACCCTCGTCGGCGGCGCGATGATGCACGCGCTGAGCTCGCCCGCGGACCGCGACGAGGATCCCGCGGCCCACGCCCGGCAGCTCGTCGACTTCCTGCTGCACTCGGCCCTGGTTTAAAGGATCCCGTTGAGCGCGCGGATCCGCTGCTCGCAGCCGGTGACCAGGTCCCGCAGGATCTCGGCGGCCGGCCGGACCTCGGTGAAGCCGCCGACCACCTGGCCGATGAAGAACGACTCCAGCTCCAGCGCGCCGGGATGACCGTCCTGTGCGGCGGCGTCGATGCGCTGCCACGCCTCGGCCACCAGCAGCGGCTGCAGCGGCATCGGCAGCGGTCGCGGGCTGCCGGCCGCCTCCCATGCGTCGTGCCAGGCCGTGCGCAGCTGACGGGCCGGCTTGCCGGTCCGGGTCGGTGAGCGCAGCGTGTCACTGCTGGTCGCGGCGAGGAACTTTGACTTGATCGCCTGGTTGGCGACGTCCTCCTCACTGGACAGCCAGACCGAGCCGGTCCACACGCCGGCCGCACCGAGCGCCAGCGCGGCGGCCATCTGCGATCCCGAGGCGATGCCGCCGGCGGCCAGCACCGGGCGGTCCCCGGCGATCTCGACGATCTCCGGGGTCAGCACCATCGTGGCGATCGTCCCGGTGTGCCCGCCCGCCTCGGTGCCCTGCGCGATCAGCAGGTCGACACCGGCGTCGAGCTGGCGGCGGGCGTGCTTGGCCTGCCCGACCAGCGCGGCGACGACGACGCCCGCGGCCTTGCAGCGCTCCACGACACCGGGCGGCGGGGCGCCGAGCGCGTTGGCGAACAGGGTGATGTCGTGCCGGAACGCCACGTCGAGCAGCGCCGCCGCGCCCGCCGGGTCGAGGTTCGCCGCGAACCGGCCCGCCTCCTCCCCCGATGTCGCCGCCTGCGGGATGTCGTAGCGGTCCAGCAGCTCCGCCACGAACGCGAAGTGCTCCTCCGGGATCTGCGCCCGCAACGCGGCGACCTCGCCCGCGACGAGCTTCTCCGGCACGAGCAGGTCGACCCCGTACGGCCGGCCGCCCACCTGTTCCTCGATCCAGCTCAGCTGCGCGTCGAGTTCGGCAGGGGTGAAGGCCGAGCCGGCCAGCACGCCGAAACCGCCGGCGTTCGTGACGGCCGCGACCACGGCAGGGGAACGGTTGAAGCCGACGACCGGGTGGTCGACGCCGAGCAGGTCGGTCAGGGCGGTGCGCATGGGCGGTCCCTTCAGAGCTTCGTCCAGGCGCCCTCCGAGACGACCTGGGTGACGCCATCGACCACCATGATGGCCGTCTGCTCGTCGACGGCATAGGCCGGGACGCCGAGGCCGTCCGCCCACCGCCGCGCGTGCTCGAGCGTGTTGGTCGGGAAGGCGTCCAGGTGCGGGAAGATCGAGAAGTCGACGAGGCCGAGGGCACTGTCGTCGGGAGCGGACGGCCACTCGACGAAGTAGTCGCCGATCCGGGGCGTCATCACCATGCTGCCGGCGCTGACACCGACCCAGACCGTGCCGGGCAGCTCCGGCAGCAGCGCGGCCAGCCCGGACTCACGCATCCAGTGACAGAGATACGTGGCGTCGCCGCCGTCGGCCAGCAGCACGTCGGCCTGCCGGACCCACGGCTGCCAGCGGTCGGCGCCGATGGTCGGCAGCGCGGTGAGTTCGAGGACGCCGACCGACGCCCAGCCCAGGCCGGTCAGGAATCGCCGGTCCGGCGCGGGGTCGGCGGCGATCAGGCCGCGCACCGACTGCGGGCCGCACATCGGGTGCCCCCACTGGGCGGTCGGGATGACGAGGGCGTGGCTCTCGGCGATCGGCTTGCCGAGCAGCTCCACGAGCGCCGCGGTGATGCTGGCGTTGGTGACGCCACCGGACGTGAGCAGCAGTTTCACGGTGCCTCCACGGTTCTCAGCGCTTGGATCGTGGTGTCGAGCAGCGGCGCCAGCCGGCGGGTGTCCTGCACGTAGGCACTGATCGTACGAGCGCCGAGCCCGGGCAGCCCGGCGACCTGGGTGGCCGGCTCGGGAGTACCGGGCAGCGCCAGATCGGGGACGAGCGCGACGGCCAGGCCGGCGTCGACGAGCGCCAGCGCGGCCGGGAACTCGAGGCAGGTGTGCGCTCCGGGCAGCCGCAGACCCGTGGCGGCGCGCAGCCGGTCGAGGACACCGCGCACCGCCGACCCGGGCGGCCCGTCCACCCAGGGCCGATCGGCGAGGTCGCTGACGTCGGCCGGTGCGGGCCAGGCCAGCGGCAGCGCCAGCCGGTACGGGTCGTCGAGCAGCCGATGCGCCGCGATCCCCGGCGGGGGCGGCCGCAGCGCGCTCGCCTGGTCCTCCACCAGCACCAGGTCGAGATCACCGGCGTGCAGCGCGGCGACGGCGGCGCTCTCCTCCAGCTCGTGCACGGAGATCCGCAGGCCGGGTGTGGTGCCGGCGAGGGCGAGCACGGCCGGGACGACCATCCGGCGCACGGCGGTGGGGAACGCGCCGATCCGGACCACGCCCTCCAGCCGTCCGCTCAACGCGAGGGCGTCGGCGGTGGCGTCGGCGAGCACCGCGGCGAGGCGGTCCGCGTGGGCGGCCAATTGCCGTCCCGCGGCGGTCAGGGCGATCGTACGCCGGCCGCCCCGCCGGGACCGGTCCAGCAGGACGAGGCCGGTTTCCCGTTCCAGGGCCGCCAGGTGCTGGGAGACCCCGGACGGCGCCAGGTGCAGCCTCGCCGCCGCGGCGACGACTCCACCGGCGTCGGCGACGGCACGCAACACGAGCAGGCGGTAGGGCGACAGGTGCATGCAGCGGGACTGTAGTCCAGATTCGGGTTTACTCACTTTCCCTGCACACCGCGGGACGCGAGGATGCCGTCATGAGCGAACAGCAGTACCGCGCGGTCTTCGACGCGTCAGTGACCTTCAGCAACGGCGGCGGGCTGACCGCCTCGGGTTTCCGCGTCGACGTGCCCGGGCCCGACGTGACCGCCGAGGAGGTGACCACGTTGTTCCTGCGGTCGCTCGGCCTGCTCCTCTCCGAGACCGCCGTGCTCACCGACCTCGAGATCGTCCCGGAGGCTCATCGCGGCACACGGGGCTCCACCGCTCCGCCGCCCTCCGCGCGGCGGCAGGTGGATCTGAGCCACGTCATCACCGCCGGGATGACGACGTACCCCGGCCTGCCCGGACCGGAGATCACGCCGCACCTGACCCGGGAGGCCTCGCGCGCGACCTACGCTCCCGGCGTCGAGTTCGCCATCGACCGGATCAGCATGGTCGGGAACACCGGCACCTACCTGGACAGCCCGTACCACCGCTACCCGGACGGCGATGACCTCGCCGGCCTGCCGCTGGACCGGCTCGCCGGCCTGCCCGCCGTCGTGGTGCGGACCGCGGGCGCCGGGGTGCGCGGCGTCGGCGTCGGCGCGCTCGCCGCCTACGAGGTGACCGGCCGGGCGGTTCTGCTGCACACCGGCGGCGACACGTCCTGGGGCACCCCTGCCTACGCCGACGACGCGCCGTACCTCACCGAGGCCGGCGCGCGATGGCTGGTCGAGCAGGGCGCGCTGCTCGTCGGCATCGACGCGGTCAACATCGACGACTCCTCACCGGCGGCCGGCGGCGCGCGACCGGCGCACTCACTGCTGCTGGCGGCCGGCATCCCGATCGTGGAGCACCTCACCGGGCTGGGGCAGCTTCCGCCGTACGGCGCCCGCTTCACCGCCGTGCCACCGCGCGTCGCCGGATTCGGCACCTTCCCGGTCCGCGCCTTCGCGACAGTGGAGGCGTGACCCGGTGCTCATCGCCGACCTGCTCGGCTGGGCCGGCGCCGGTGCTCTCCTCATCGGGTACGCCCTGGTCACCCGCGACCCCCGGCAGGCCGGCGGCGGCCGCTACCTGGCACTGAACCTCCTCGGGTCGGCCGGCCTCGCCGCCAGCGGGGCGGCGCACGCCGCCTGGCCGTCCGCCGTGCTCAACCTGCTGTGGCTGCTGCTCGGCGTCGCCGCCCTCGTGCGATACCTCACCGAACGGAATAGGTCCCGCCCGTTCACGGTTGGGAGGGGACGAAGGTCGGCCCCCCGCTGAGCACCGTGGCACGGCGGTCATATCCTCAAGCGCCAGTTGTTGACCAACGAGGACAAGAATCGATCGCCCATGTCAGTGACCGGCCACCGGCAGCAGGAACCACTCCTGATGTCACGATGCGACGTGACCGGCGCGGTCACCGACAGCGACTTCGACACCCTGCTCGCCCAGCCGAACCGGGTCAGCTCCCCGATCCGCCGCCTCCGCTGCGAGTTACGTGCCGGCCACCCCGGCCGGCACGCCGCCTTCGTCCTGGCCGCCGCCCACGGCGACCGCTGGTGGTGGATGCGCTGGAACACCGCCGGCGGCGAGGTCGCCGACATCCCGGTCTGCGCCGTCAGCGACGAGGACAACGACGACTGCCTGCTCCCGCAGCACCACGAGGGCGAGCACAGCTTCCAGCTCTCGGCGGGCGATCACTAGCGGCGGCACATTGCCGGAATCAGTGGACTCTTCGGACCGTCACCCCGTCGGGTTGTTCCGAGGACGTCAAACCATCGGTGGCTGTTGAGTGCGCAGGCACGCCGTGATACTTCGGTCAGCGCCCTGAACCGCCCCCCATGCGCCATCTGTCCTACACAGCTGTGCCCCGTGGCGGTAAACCCTCTTGGTGTCGCCCGGTCCACTGTGTGAGGAGCTCATGGCAGAACAACCCACCAGCTCCCTGATCGTCTTCCTCGACATCGAGAAGTTCGGCGAACGCTCCGACGGGGTGGCCGCCGATCTCCGCGAGTCGATGTACCGGATCGTCGGCGAGGCGCTGACGAAGGCCGGAATCCCGGGAGTGCGGCACGTCGAGGATCGCGGAGACGGCCTGCTCATCCTGTTGCCCGACGCCGGACCGGTCGAGGTCATCGGAGCGTTCGTGCGGGACCTGGAGTCGCTGGTACGGCATCGAGCCGCGTCCCGCACGCCCGCGTACCAGATGAGGCTACGGGTCGCGATCGAGCACGGCTTCGTCCGCAACGACGGGAACGGCTGGATCTCCCGTGCGATCAACACCGCCGCCCGGATGGTCGGCGCGGCAGCCCTCCGCGCCGCGATGAGCGACCACCCGGACGCCCACGTCGCCGTCATCATCAGCGACGACCTATATCACGAGGTGGTGGCACAGGGCCATCCCTCGCTCGATGCCACCCGCTATCGCGAGGTGGTGGTTCAGGAGAAGGAGATCGACGCCCGCGCCTGGGTGCACGTTCCGTACGTCGGAAGTGGCTCGGGCGCCCGGCCACGTCCGGCCGATCCGCCCGGCAATTCCGTCATCGGCAACCAGGTGATGGGCGATCAGCACATCAGTGGTGACTTCACCGGGATGACCGTGCAGATGCCCTTTCCGGGGGCACCATGACCACTCCCGGCGGACCGCCCGCCGATCATCGTCCCGCCACTGTGCCCCCACCGGTCTCCCCGGACCCGTCTCCCGCTCCTTCGCCACCCGCCGCACAGCCGGACGACCCGTCGCTCGCCGCCAACCTGGGTGGCGTCCGCAAGACGCTGAACGAGGCCGGCAACGTCTCCTACCGGCAGAAGCTGACCGAGTCGGCAAACCGGAACCTGATGACCGGCAGTGTCACCCACGGCAACACCAGCGTGCAGGGCGACTACGTCGCCCAGCAGTTGATCTTCGGCACTGCGAACACGTCCGTCCGGCCGGGTGAGCTCCCGTCGCACTTCGGTGAGGCGACGCGGCTCGCCTACGCCGGCGAGGAAAGCCTGCTGGCGGCCGTGGCGGCGCACGCCGATCGCCGCGCGCTGATCCTGTGCGCGGAACCGGGGCACGGGAAGACGGCGGCGGCCGTACGCCTGCTGCAGCACCGCAAGGTCAGCCGGATCATGATGCTCAGCCCCGACCAGGATCTCGAACAGTTCCAGCAGGTGGGCAAGGACACCGGCTACATCATCTGCGACCCCTCCAGCACCTCCGGCATCAGCGCCCACGCGTTGAACACGCTGGGCCCGCTGCTGGAGAGCAACGGCAGCCACATCGTCATCACGATCTCGGACACCGCGCTGCTGAGCGAGGAGGATCTCCTCGATCTGACCGTGCAGTTGCCCGCGCCGCCCGATCCCACGGCCGCCCTCACCAAGCACCTGGAGTGGCGTCTGCCCGGCAAAGCAGCCGAGCTGCTGGCCGACGAGCGGCTGAGCGCCCTCATCGCCGAGTCCTTCGACGCCACCACACCGCTGCGGCAGATCGGCGAGCTGGGCACGATCATCTTCCGGGTGCACGACCGGTCCGGTGCCGTGGACTTCGACGAGGTGCGCCGCCTCCTCGACCTGCGCGCCGATCAGGCGTTCACGATCTGGTTCGACCGGCTCGATCCGGAGAACCGGATCCACGCGATAGCACTCGCCGTCCTCAACGGCCTGCCCAGCGAGTTCGTCATGGAGGCCATGCACGCGCTGCGGCGCCGGCTCGACCCGGGTATCTCCGGGCTGGTCGCCGACGGCACGTCGGCCCTCTCGCTGCGGAAGCCGGCCGACCCGTTCCGCGTATCCCGCCGCGAGCGCTTCGCCCTCCTGCGCGCGACGGTCGCGGAGGAGACCGCGCAGGGCGAACACGGCGTCACCCGTGCGCAGACCGTGCGGTTCCGCGACAAGCAGTACGCGACCCGCGTGATCCGCCGGGCCTGGTCCGAGTTCTCCGCACAGCGGATCATCCTGGACTGGCTCGGTGAACTGGTCGTCCATCCCGCCGAGACGGTCCGCATCTGGGCCGCGACAGCGGTCGGCATCGTCGCGACCGAGTCGTTCGAATACGTCAGCCGTGTCGTACTCGATCGCTGGGCGGTGGACAAATCACGGCGGCGGCGTGCGGCGGCCGCGCACGCGTTGCACGTCCCGATGGCCGACCCCGACCTGCGGCCGGCCGTCCAGCACATGGTGCGGAGCTGGGCCGAGGCCCCCGCGATCGGCGAGGACGGCGACTTCAGCGACAGCGACGGACCCGACCCGCGCTCCCAGGCCACGGCCGCCAAGGCGTACGGGTACAGCATCGGCCGGAAGGATCCGGACAGCGCGCTGAGAGCGCTGCACGGCCTGGCTCTCACCGATGACATCCGGGTCGCCGTCGCCATCGGGGAGAGCCTCGCCGAGCTGCTCCTGCACGATCCGGACCGGCTCACCGAGCCGGTGCTCGCCACCGTGCTGAAGTGGCTGACCGACACCGCCGAGTTCGCCGGCGAACCCGACCGGGAGGCCACCGGCCACCTGGCCTTTCTCATCATGGCGACCAGCCTCCTGACCGAGCACGCGCCGGGCACCACCGGGAAATGGCCGACGTTGCTGTGGCTGTCCCACAGCAGGCCG comes from the Actinoplanes sp. OR16 genome and includes:
- a CDS encoding Type 1 glutamine amidotransferase-like domain-containing protein, whose translation is MKLLLTSGGVTNASITAALVELLGKPIAESHALVIPTAQWGHPMCGPQSVRGLIAADPAPDRRFLTGLGWASVGVLELTALPTIGADRWQPWVRQADVLLADGGDATYLCHWMRESGLAALLPELPGTVWVGVSAGSMVMTPRIGDYFVEWPSAPDDSALGLVDFSIFPHLDAFPTNTLEHARRWADGLGVPAYAVDEQTAIMVVDGVTQVVSEGAWTKL
- a CDS encoding LysR family transcriptional regulator; translation: MHLSPYRLLVLRAVADAGGVVAAAARLHLAPSGVSQHLAALERETGLVLLDRSRRGGRRTIALTAAGRQLAAHADRLAAVLADATADALALSGRLEGVVRIGAFPTAVRRMVVPAVLALAGTTPGLRISVHELEESAAVAALHAGDLDLVLVEDQASALRPPPPGIAAHRLLDDPYRLALPLAWPAPADVSDLADRPWVDGPPGSAVRGVLDRLRAATGLRLPGAHTCLEFPAALALVDAGLAVALVPDLALPGTPEPATQVAGLPGLGARTISAYVQDTRRLAPLLDTTIQALRTVEAP
- a CDS encoding cyclase family protein, with protein sequence MSEQQYRAVFDASVTFSNGGGLTASGFRVDVPGPDVTAEEVTTLFLRSLGLLLSETAVLTDLEIVPEAHRGTRGSTAPPPSARRQVDLSHVITAGMTTYPGLPGPEITPHLTREASRATYAPGVEFAIDRISMVGNTGTYLDSPYHRYPDGDDLAGLPLDRLAGLPAVVVRTAGAGVRGVGVGALAAYEVTGRAVLLHTGGDTSWGTPAYADDAPYLTEAGARWLVEQGALLVGIDAVNIDDSSPAAGGARPAHSLLLAAGIPIVEHLTGLGQLPPYGARFTAVPPRVAGFGTFPVRAFATVEA